From Amycolatopsis sp. cg9, one genomic window encodes:
- a CDS encoding nuclear transport factor 2 family protein produces MSTADRLEIADLFARLANLLDECRHGDAGDVYHPDVVARSPRGEMHGLGEVIAFLEKSEVAGVRTQHVHGDVLVELGGDHAKATANQLVHFFRDGEPPHRSSGLRVTCAAARTPDGWRFREMTVALAWTQER; encoded by the coding sequence ATGTCCACTGCCGACCGCCTCGAGATCGCCGACCTCTTCGCCCGGCTGGCGAACCTCCTCGACGAGTGCCGCCACGGCGACGCCGGCGACGTTTACCACCCCGACGTCGTGGCGCGCTCCCCGCGCGGGGAGATGCACGGCCTCGGCGAGGTGATCGCCTTCCTCGAGAAGAGCGAAGTCGCCGGGGTCCGCACCCAGCACGTGCACGGCGACGTGCTGGTCGAGCTCGGCGGCGACCACGCGAAGGCCACGGCCAACCAGCTCGTCCACTTCTTCCGCGACGGCGAACCGCCGCACCGCAGCAGCGGCCTGCGGGTGACCTGCGCCGCCGCGCGGACGCCGGACGGCTGGCGGTTCCGCGAGATGACCGTCGCGCTCGCCTGGACCCAGGAACGCTGA
- a CDS encoding MarR family winged helix-turn-helix transcriptional regulator, whose translation MDEIPERLTAKPSWLITQLAVHVRRLVSDGFAAAGARGYHYRLLAALREFGPSSQAELGRRCRVDRSDVVAAVGQLAELGYVERTPDPDHGRRNRVTLTESGLGQLRRMDEVLDRVQDDLLAPLPAEDRRTLTRLLKQVLAHHEPG comes from the coding sequence ATGGACGAGATTCCCGAGCGCCTGACGGCGAAGCCGAGCTGGCTGATCACGCAGCTGGCCGTGCACGTCCGCCGGCTGGTGTCCGACGGGTTCGCCGCCGCGGGAGCGCGCGGCTACCACTACCGCCTGCTGGCCGCGCTGCGCGAGTTCGGGCCGTCGAGCCAGGCCGAGCTCGGCCGCCGCTGCCGCGTCGACCGCAGCGACGTCGTGGCGGCGGTCGGGCAGCTGGCGGAGCTGGGGTACGTCGAGCGCACGCCCGACCCGGACCACGGCCGCCGCAACCGGGTCACGCTCACCGAGTCCGGCCTGGGGCAGCTGCGGCGCATGGACGAGGTCTTGGACCGGGTGCAGGACGACCTGCTGGCCCCGCTGCCCGCCGAGGACCGGCGGACGTTGACGCGGTTGCTCAAGCAGGTCCTGGCCCACCACGAGCCGGGCTGA
- the rpmF gene encoding 50S ribosomal protein L32 yields MAVPKRKMSRSNTRSRRSQWKAAPVQLVPCSNRACKQPKLQHIACPACGQHNGRQVVEPA; encoded by the coding sequence GTGGCCGTCCCGAAGCGGAAGATGTCGCGATCCAACACGCGCTCCCGCCGCAGCCAGTGGAAGGCGGCTCCGGTGCAGCTGGTGCCCTGCTCCAACCGCGCCTGCAAGCAGCCGAAGCTCCAGCACATCGCGTGCCCCGCGTGCGGCCAGCACAACGGCCGCCAGGTCGTCGAGCCCGCCTGA
- the rsmD gene encoding 16S rRNA (guanine(966)-N(2))-methyltransferase RsmD, with protein MTRIVAGTAGGRRLKVPPKGTRPTSERVREALFNALETAGELAGARVLDLYAGSGALGLEALSRGASDALFVESDRRAVEVLRGNVAALGLGGSVRAGQVEAVVAAPAPSAFDLVLADPPYAVDAAALGSVLAALAAGGWLGPAALVVVERAARDGEPDWPAGFEPSRAKKYGDTAVFWAEYTPVA; from the coding sequence GTGACCAGGATCGTGGCCGGAACGGCCGGCGGACGGCGGCTCAAGGTGCCGCCGAAGGGCACCCGGCCGACGTCGGAACGCGTGCGGGAAGCCCTGTTCAACGCACTGGAGACGGCGGGGGAGCTGGCCGGCGCCCGCGTCCTCGACCTCTACGCGGGGTCCGGCGCGCTCGGCCTCGAAGCGCTCTCCCGCGGGGCCTCGGACGCGCTGTTCGTGGAGTCCGACCGGCGCGCGGTGGAGGTGCTGCGCGGCAACGTCGCGGCGCTGGGCCTGGGCGGCTCCGTCCGGGCCGGGCAGGTCGAGGCGGTGGTCGCCGCGCCCGCGCCGTCGGCGTTCGACCTGGTGCTGGCCGACCCGCCCTACGCCGTGGACGCGGCGGCGCTCGGCTCGGTGCTGGCGGCGCTGGCCGCGGGCGGCTGGCTGGGCCCGGCGGCGCTCGTGGTGGTCGAGCGCGCGGCCCGCGACGGCGAGCCGGACTGGCCGGCGGGCTTCGAGCCCTCGCGCGCGAAGAAGTACGGGGACACGGCGGTCTTCTGGGCCGAATACACGCCTGTGGCGTGA
- a CDS encoding AAA family ATPase, with product MSEPRVRRAEIAIEQAHVDRVYTRLDELRTQAEAMRTKGYEIGQGAQREAIFEQASMLFERDMMVYHANQTLQTLDAEYEGLVFGRLDDRDGERTYVGRLGIRDAEFDNLVTDWRAPAAAAFYQATAEEPMDVVRRRVIRCSGQNVLDVDDDVLIADAVPEGMQIVGEGALMAALGRSRGEKMRDIVATIQKEQDEVIRAPWRGVTEITGGPGTGKTAVALHRAAYLLYRHRRQLGGAGVLVIGPSGVFTSYISRVLPSMGETNVELRALGEVLDGLEATRQDAAPLAAVKGSLRIRKVLLRALRDTPPEAPEEMRIVYRGEVLKLNARELEKVRRKAHTQGAPPNRSRIRAAELLLDALAAKAEEYAKADGKQFDRAELITDLGERIDFHRFLVVWWPVLYPAQILKWLGEEKRLAAAAKGVLNRAEISMLAEDFADRSRGWSIADVALLDELRVLIGPPPKRKRRQVIEVEPQRSGGAPTRPEHYDEYSHVVVDESQDLSPMQWRMVGRRGKYASWTVVGDPVQSSWPDPAEAATARDQAFGVKTTRRRFTLRTNYRNSAEIFDLAAKVVAGHAEAGELPVAVRQTGVVPEVRPVEATGLAAATQAAVKELLGAVEGTVGVITAMDRVPEVGGWLSGQADERLKVVGSLDSKGLEYDAVVLVEPIDLVTESTTGRRVLYVALTRATQQLTVLASNPDWLPSA from the coding sequence GTGTCGGAACCTCGGGTCAGACGGGCCGAGATCGCCATCGAACAAGCCCACGTCGATCGCGTGTACACCCGTCTGGACGAACTGCGCACCCAAGCCGAGGCGATGCGCACCAAGGGCTACGAAATCGGCCAGGGCGCGCAGCGCGAGGCGATCTTCGAGCAGGCGTCGATGCTGTTCGAGCGCGACATGATGGTCTACCACGCCAACCAGACGCTCCAGACGCTCGACGCCGAGTACGAAGGGCTCGTCTTCGGACGGCTCGACGACCGTGACGGGGAACGCACCTACGTCGGGCGGCTCGGCATCCGCGACGCCGAGTTCGACAACCTCGTCACGGACTGGCGCGCGCCGGCCGCGGCCGCGTTCTACCAGGCCACGGCCGAGGAGCCGATGGACGTCGTGCGGCGGCGCGTGATCCGCTGCTCCGGCCAGAACGTCCTCGACGTCGACGACGACGTCCTGATCGCCGACGCCGTGCCCGAGGGCATGCAGATCGTCGGCGAAGGCGCGCTGATGGCGGCGCTGGGGCGCTCGCGCGGCGAGAAGATGCGCGACATCGTCGCGACCATCCAGAAGGAGCAGGACGAGGTCATCCGGGCGCCGTGGCGCGGCGTCACCGAGATCACCGGCGGGCCGGGCACCGGCAAGACCGCCGTCGCGCTGCACCGCGCGGCCTACCTGCTCTACCGCCACCGCCGCCAGCTCGGCGGGGCGGGCGTGCTCGTGATCGGGCCGTCCGGGGTGTTCACCAGCTACATCTCGCGCGTCCTCCCCTCGATGGGGGAGACGAACGTCGAGCTGCGCGCGCTCGGCGAGGTCCTCGACGGCCTGGAGGCGACGCGGCAGGACGCGGCGCCCCTGGCGGCGGTCAAGGGGTCGCTGCGGATCCGCAAGGTGCTGCTGCGGGCGCTGCGGGACACCCCGCCCGAGGCGCCCGAGGAGATGCGGATCGTCTACCGCGGCGAGGTCCTGAAGCTGAACGCGCGCGAGCTGGAGAAGGTGCGCCGCAAGGCCCACACGCAGGGCGCGCCGCCGAACCGGTCGCGGATCCGCGCGGCCGAGCTGCTGCTGGACGCGCTGGCGGCGAAGGCCGAGGAGTACGCGAAGGCCGACGGCAAGCAGTTCGACCGGGCCGAGCTGATCACCGACCTGGGCGAGCGGATCGACTTCCACCGGTTCCTGGTCGTGTGGTGGCCGGTGCTCTACCCGGCGCAGATCCTCAAGTGGCTGGGCGAGGAGAAGCGGCTGGCGGCGGCGGCGAAGGGCGTCCTGAACCGCGCCGAGATCTCGATGCTGGCCGAGGACTTCGCGGACCGGTCGCGGGGCTGGTCGATCGCGGACGTGGCGCTGCTGGACGAGCTGCGCGTGCTGATCGGGCCGCCGCCGAAGCGCAAGCGCCGCCAGGTGATCGAGGTGGAGCCGCAGCGCTCCGGCGGGGCGCCGACGCGGCCCGAGCACTACGACGAGTACTCGCACGTGGTCGTGGACGAGTCGCAGGACCTTTCGCCGATGCAGTGGCGGATGGTCGGGCGGCGCGGCAAGTACGCGAGCTGGACCGTCGTCGGCGACCCGGTGCAGAGCTCGTGGCCGGACCCGGCGGAGGCGGCGACCGCGCGAGACCAGGCGTTCGGCGTCAAGACGACCCGGCGGCGGTTCACGCTGCGCACGAACTACCGGAACTCGGCCGAGATCTTCGACCTGGCGGCCAAGGTGGTGGCCGGGCACGCGGAGGCCGGCGAACTGCCGGTCGCGGTGCGGCAGACGGGCGTGGTCCCGGAGGTCCGCCCGGTCGAGGCCACCGGCCTGGCGGCCGCGACGCAGGCGGCGGTCAAGGAGCTGCTGGGCGCGGTCGAGGGCACCGTCGGCGTCATCACGGCGATGGACCGGGTGCCGGAGGTCGGGGGCTGGCTGTCGGGGCAGGCGGACGAGCGGCTGAAGGTCGTGGGCAGCCTCGACTCGAAGGGCCTCGAGTACGACGCCGTGGTGCTGGTCGAGCCGATCGACCTGGTCACCGAGTCGACGACCGGGCGGCGGGTCCTCTACGTGGCGCTGACCCGGGCGACGCAGCAGCTCACGGTGCTGGCCTCGAACCCGGACTGGCTGCCGTCGGCCTAG
- a CDS encoding DivIVA domain-containing protein: protein MYRVFEALDELVTIVEEARGVPMTSSCVVPRGDVLELLDDVRDALPAEVDDAQDVLDKRDDLIHAARKEAGEAVAGANAEAERAIAEATDEAERILADARARAEQMLADAHDQADRTVAAGQAEYQNLTDRSRAESERMIQAGRDAYDRAIEDGRAEQSRLVAQTEVVQAAHAESARIVDEAHAEADRQRQDCDAYVDGKLAEFSELLATTLRTVDSGRNHLRSPANLPSSGGRPTLYDYQV from the coding sequence GTGTACCGGGTTTTCGAGGCGCTCGACGAGCTCGTCACCATCGTCGAGGAGGCGCGCGGCGTCCCGATGACGTCCAGCTGCGTGGTGCCCCGCGGCGACGTGCTCGAACTCCTCGACGACGTCCGCGACGCGCTGCCCGCGGAGGTCGACGACGCCCAGGACGTCCTCGACAAGCGCGACGACCTGATCCACGCCGCCCGCAAGGAAGCGGGCGAAGCGGTCGCGGGCGCGAACGCCGAGGCCGAGCGGGCCATCGCCGAAGCGACCGACGAAGCCGAGCGCATCCTGGCCGACGCGCGCGCCCGCGCCGAGCAGATGCTCGCCGACGCCCACGACCAGGCCGACCGCACGGTCGCGGCGGGCCAGGCCGAGTACCAGAACCTCACCGACCGCTCCCGCGCGGAGTCCGAGCGCATGATCCAGGCCGGCCGCGACGCCTACGACCGCGCCATCGAGGACGGCCGCGCGGAGCAGTCCAGGCTGGTGGCCCAGACGGAGGTCGTCCAGGCGGCGCACGCCGAGTCGGCCCGCATCGTCGACGAGGCCCACGCCGAGGCCGACCGCCAGCGCCAGGACTGCGACGCCTACGTCGACGGGAAGCTGGCGGAGTTCTCGGAGCTGCTGGCGACGACGCTGCGGACGGTCGACTCGGGCCGCAACCACCTGCGTTCCCCGGCGAACCTCCCGAGCAGCGGCGGCCGCCCCACGCTGTACGACTACCAGGTGTGA
- a CDS encoding DUF177 domain-containing protein, which produces MSENKTPQLDDRSPWVIDTRELGRHAGLSRAVKRSVPVETPLGVPDVITIEAGSELELDLLLESVVEGVLVSGTATAVAKGTCARCLDPLTEEVEVDVQELFAYPGSATEETTEEDEIPRLVDDRIDLEPIVRDAIVLALPLAPLCTEDCAGLCTDCGVKWADLEPGHGHEKIDPRWAALVERFDENAGEKPAQGPS; this is translated from the coding sequence ATGTCCGAGAACAAGACCCCCCAGCTCGACGACCGCAGCCCGTGGGTGATCGACACCCGTGAGCTCGGCCGTCACGCCGGCCTCAGCCGCGCCGTCAAGCGCAGCGTGCCGGTGGAGACGCCACTCGGCGTCCCCGACGTCATCACCATCGAGGCGGGCTCCGAGCTCGAACTCGACCTGCTGCTCGAGTCCGTCGTCGAAGGCGTCCTGGTCAGCGGCACCGCGACGGCCGTCGCGAAGGGCACCTGCGCCCGCTGCCTCGACCCGCTGACCGAAGAGGTCGAGGTCGACGTCCAGGAGCTGTTCGCCTACCCGGGGTCGGCCACGGAGGAGACCACCGAAGAGGACGAGATCCCCCGGCTGGTCGACGACCGGATCGACCTCGAGCCCATCGTCCGCGACGCGATCGTGCTGGCCCTGCCGCTGGCGCCGCTGTGCACCGAAGACTGCGCCGGGCTCTGCACCGACTGCGGTGTCAAGTGGGCCGATCTCGAGCCCGGACACGGGCATGAGAAGATAGACCCTCGGTGGGCCGCACTGGTCGAGCGCTTCGACGAGAACGCGGGCGAAAAGCCTGCGCAAGGGCCCAGCTGA
- the coaD gene encoding pantetheine-phosphate adenylyltransferase: MRRAVCPGSYDPATNGHLDIIERAAQLFDEVVVAVGVNRSKKGLFEVPERLDMLREITAKLGNVRVDSWEGLLVDYCRDNGIAAIAKGLRSVSDFDYELQMAQMNRELTGVETLLMANNPAYGFVSSSLVKEVAALGGDIEHLVPPIVYERLSEKFPKLGG, encoded by the coding sequence ATGCGGCGTGCGGTCTGTCCCGGTTCCTACGATCCGGCCACCAACGGGCACCTCGACATCATCGAGCGGGCGGCCCAGCTGTTCGACGAGGTCGTCGTCGCGGTGGGGGTGAACCGGTCGAAGAAGGGCTTGTTCGAGGTCCCCGAGCGGCTCGACATGCTCCGCGAGATCACCGCGAAACTGGGCAACGTGCGGGTCGATTCGTGGGAAGGCCTGCTGGTCGACTACTGCCGCGACAACGGCATCGCCGCGATCGCCAAGGGCCTGCGCTCGGTCAGCGACTTCGACTACGAGCTGCAGATGGCGCAGATGAACCGCGAGCTCACCGGCGTCGAGACGCTGCTGATGGCGAACAACCCGGCGTACGGGTTCGTGTCGAGCTCGCTGGTCAAGGAGGTCGCCGCGCTCGGCGGCGACATCGAGCACCTGGTGCCGCCGATCGTCTACGAGCGCCTCTCGGAGAAGTTCCCGAAGCTCGGGGGCTGA
- a CDS encoding LLM class flavin-dependent oxidoreductase, producing the protein MSSLPDVPLSVLDLSPVSEGNTVGETLRNTLDLARAAERLGYHRYWLAEHHNMPGIASSATSVLIGHVADATERIRVGSGGVMLPNHAPLVVAEQFGTLEAFHPGRIDLGIGRAPGTDQRTALALRGPGGLSADNFPEHLQELIGYFTHSEARGVNAVVAEGNQPPVWLLGSSGFSAQLAGRLGLPFSFAHHFAAENTIPAVQLYRENFQPSPVLSEPYVMLGVSVVAAETDERAQFLAGPSGLTFLSLRRGRPIALPTPEEAAEYPYTEIDRAFLADRFGSSIIGSPETVQKGFEQLLADTGADELMITTMVHGHADRVRSYELVAGLKS; encoded by the coding sequence GTGAGCTCACTGCCTGACGTGCCGCTGTCCGTGCTCGACCTGTCCCCCGTGTCGGAGGGGAACACCGTCGGCGAGACGCTGCGCAACACCCTGGACCTCGCCCGCGCCGCGGAACGGCTGGGCTACCACCGCTACTGGCTGGCCGAGCACCACAACATGCCCGGCATCGCCAGCTCGGCGACGTCGGTGCTGATCGGCCACGTCGCCGACGCCACCGAGCGCATCCGCGTCGGCTCGGGCGGCGTGATGCTGCCCAACCACGCGCCCCTGGTGGTCGCCGAGCAGTTCGGCACGCTGGAGGCGTTCCACCCGGGCCGCATCGACCTCGGCATCGGCCGCGCCCCGGGCACCGACCAGCGCACGGCGCTCGCCCTGCGCGGCCCCGGCGGGCTGTCGGCGGACAACTTCCCGGAGCACCTGCAGGAGCTGATCGGCTACTTCACCCATTCGGAGGCCCGCGGCGTCAACGCGGTGGTCGCGGAGGGCAACCAGCCGCCGGTGTGGCTGCTGGGGTCCAGCGGCTTCAGCGCCCAGCTCGCCGGCCGGCTGGGGCTGCCGTTCTCCTTCGCCCACCACTTCGCGGCCGAGAACACGATCCCGGCTGTTCAGCTGTACCGGGAGAACTTCCAGCCTTCTCCGGTGCTGTCCGAGCCGTACGTGATGCTCGGGGTGTCGGTGGTCGCGGCGGAGACGGACGAGCGCGCGCAGTTCCTGGCCGGACCGTCGGGCCTGACGTTCCTGAGTCTGCGCCGCGGGCGGCCGATCGCGCTGCCGACACCGGAGGAAGCCGCGGAGTACCCGTACACCGAGATCGACCGGGCGTTCCTGGCCGACCGGTTCGGCTCGAGCATCATCGGCTCGCCGGAGACGGTCCAGAAGGGCTTCGAGCAGCTGCTGGCCGACACCGGCGCGGACGAGCTGATGATCACGACGATGGTGCACGGCCACGCGGACCGCGTCCGGTCCTACGAGCTGGTGGCCGGCCTCAAGTCCTGA
- a CDS encoding ABC transporter permease has protein sequence MAERTTTASFPGAAALRQTGRLYGLGLDVVRLTFRRPFQVRELVQQFWFIASVSILPTALVSIPFGAVIALHIGSLTTQIGAQSFTGAASVLAIIQQASPIVTALLIAGAGGSAMCADLGSRTIREEIDAMEVLGVSPVQRLIVPRVLAAMGVAIFLNGMVSVVGVLGGYFFNVIMQHGTPGAYLASFSALAQLPDLWISEIKALIFGFVAGVVAAYRGLNPKGGPKGVGDAVNQSVVITFLLLFVLNLVLTTVYLQLVPPKGS, from the coding sequence ATGGCCGAACGGACGACGACGGCGTCGTTCCCCGGGGCCGCCGCGCTGCGGCAGACCGGACGGCTCTACGGGCTGGGGCTGGACGTCGTCCGGCTGACGTTCCGCCGCCCGTTCCAGGTGCGTGAGCTGGTCCAGCAGTTCTGGTTCATCGCGAGCGTCTCGATCCTGCCGACGGCGCTGGTCTCCATCCCGTTCGGCGCGGTGATCGCGCTGCACATCGGGTCGCTGACCACGCAGATCGGCGCGCAGTCGTTCACCGGCGCGGCGAGCGTGCTCGCGATCATCCAGCAGGCCAGCCCGATCGTCACCGCGCTGCTCATCGCCGGCGCGGGCGGCAGCGCGATGTGCGCCGATCTCGGCTCCCGGACCATCCGCGAAGAGATCGACGCCATGGAGGTCCTCGGCGTCTCGCCCGTGCAGCGGCTGATCGTGCCGCGGGTGCTCGCCGCGATGGGGGTCGCGATCTTCCTCAACGGCATGGTCAGCGTCGTCGGCGTGCTCGGCGGCTACTTCTTCAACGTGATCATGCAGCACGGGACCCCGGGCGCGTACCTGGCGAGCTTCTCCGCGCTCGCCCAGCTGCCCGACCTGTGGATCAGCGAGATCAAGGCCCTGATCTTCGGTTTCGTCGCCGGTGTGGTCGCCGCCTACCGGGGGCTGAACCCCAAGGGCGGGCCGAAGGGCGTCGGCGACGCCGTGAACCAGTCGGTGGTCATCACGTTCCTGCTGCTGTTCGTGCTGAACCTGGTGCTCACCACCGTTTACCTGCAACTCGTGCCGCCCAAGGGGAGCTGA
- a CDS encoding MCE family protein, whose protein sequence is MRRDTRRKAGIRTAGVLFLVVLGVLVTLSIKVYDKDFVSTVPVTLKTSRIGNQLSAGGQVKARGVLVGEIRDVRATPQGAEIALALEPGKVDMLPRNVSALLVPKTLFGERYVQLSIPDGARAPHLAAGDTIEQDRSANAIELERVFDNLLPVLQAVQPQKLATTLTAVSTALEGRGEQLGQTIGTADAYLKNFNPDLPQLTSDIRDLATVSNLYGDIAPDLLDALTASAVTLDTVKEKQSELAGVYQQVTSSSQEVTAFLANNRDNLISLAADSRAPLEVAAKYSPSFACTLASLNALRKSMDQVLGAGTGEPGLHADVAVTADSGKYLPGKDDPRYTAGGEPRCYPSGVVPTIGTAAAAPGTTGHPLLTGGQGDLGVANSPQEQQLLATLVAPSIGVPAADVPAWSSVLVGPLYRGTEVKLK, encoded by the coding sequence ATGAGACGGGACACCCGCCGCAAGGCCGGGATCCGCACCGCGGGCGTGCTGTTCCTGGTGGTGCTGGGCGTGCTCGTCACGCTCTCCATCAAGGTGTACGACAAGGACTTCGTCAGCACCGTCCCGGTGACGCTCAAGACGAGCCGCATCGGCAACCAGCTGTCCGCGGGCGGGCAGGTCAAGGCCCGCGGGGTGCTCGTCGGGGAGATCCGCGACGTCCGCGCGACGCCGCAGGGCGCCGAGATAGCGCTTGCCCTCGAGCCCGGCAAGGTGGACATGCTGCCGCGCAACGTTTCCGCGCTGCTGGTGCCGAAGACGCTGTTCGGCGAGCGGTACGTCCAGCTGTCCATCCCGGACGGCGCCCGCGCCCCGCACCTGGCCGCCGGTGACACGATCGAGCAGGACCGCTCGGCGAACGCGATCGAGCTGGAACGCGTCTTCGACAACCTGCTGCCGGTGCTCCAGGCCGTCCAGCCGCAGAAGCTCGCGACCACGCTGACCGCGGTGTCGACGGCGCTGGAGGGCCGCGGCGAGCAGCTCGGGCAGACGATCGGCACCGCGGACGCGTACCTGAAGAACTTCAACCCCGACCTCCCGCAGCTGACGTCGGACATCCGCGACCTCGCGACCGTCTCGAACCTCTACGGCGACATCGCGCCCGACCTCCTGGACGCGCTCACCGCCTCCGCCGTCACGCTCGACACCGTCAAGGAGAAGCAGAGCGAGCTGGCCGGGGTCTACCAGCAGGTGACGTCGTCTTCGCAGGAGGTCACGGCCTTCCTGGCGAACAACCGCGACAACCTCATCTCGCTGGCCGCCGACAGCCGCGCGCCGCTGGAGGTCGCCGCGAAGTACTCCCCCAGCTTCGCCTGCACCCTCGCTTCGCTGAACGCACTGAGGAAATCCATGGACCAGGTGCTCGGCGCCGGCACCGGTGAGCCGGGCCTGCACGCCGACGTCGCCGTCACCGCCGACAGCGGGAAGTACCTGCCCGGCAAGGACGACCCGCGCTACACCGCCGGCGGCGAGCCCCGCTGCTACCCCTCCGGCGTGGTCCCGACGATCGGCACCGCCGCCGCGGCGCCCGGCACCACCGGGCACCCGCTGCTGACCGGCGGGCAGGGCGACCTCGGCGTCGCCAACTCGCCGCAGGAGCAGCAGCTGCTGGCCACCCTGGTCGCGCCCTCGATCGGGGTGCCCGCCGCCGACGTCCCGGCGTGGAGCAGCGTGCTGGTCGGACCGCTCTACCGCGGCACGGAGGTGAAGCTCAAGTGA
- a CDS encoding ribonuclease domain-containing protein, with amino-acid sequence MTNYRSRLVAVLFALLATLSMGVTAAEAVTSSPAVAAQNSCGDLSGFTHTALSALPAEATTTYNLIQTDGPFPYPQNDGVVFDNREGILPSCASGYYHEYTVPTPGSSTRGTRRIVTGSGGEYFYTGDHYATFQVIDVSGGGTTHACGDLSGLAKIGYSQLSAAARTVVDNARNGTSAGTTYENREGVLPACASGYYKLFAVGTNDRVISGGAGELAYTPDHYATFKRIDLNS; translated from the coding sequence ATGACCAACTACCGATCTCGCCTGGTCGCGGTCCTCTTCGCGCTCCTGGCCACGCTGTCCATGGGGGTCACCGCCGCCGAAGCGGTGACGAGTTCACCGGCCGTCGCGGCGCAGAACTCCTGCGGTGACCTCTCCGGCTTCACGCACACGGCGCTCTCGGCCCTGCCGGCCGAAGCGACGACGACGTACAACCTGATCCAGACCGACGGGCCGTTCCCGTACCCGCAGAACGACGGCGTCGTCTTCGACAACCGGGAAGGCATCCTCCCGTCCTGCGCGTCGGGCTACTACCACGAGTACACGGTGCCGACCCCGGGCTCGAGCACCCGCGGCACGCGCCGCATCGTGACCGGTTCGGGCGGCGAGTACTTCTACACGGGCGACCACTACGCGACGTTCCAGGTGATCGACGTCAGCGGCGGCGGCACCACCCACGCCTGCGGCGACCTGTCCGGCCTGGCGAAGATCGGCTACTCGCAGCTCTCGGCGGCGGCGCGCACGGTCGTGGACAACGCCCGGAACGGCACCTCGGCCGGCACGACGTACGAGAACCGCGAAGGCGTGCTCCCGGCTTGCGCGTCCGGCTACTACAAGCTGTTCGCGGTGGGCACGAACGACCGGGTGATCTCGGGCGGGGCGGGCGAGCTGGCCTACACCCCCGATCACTACGCCACGTTCAAGCGCATCGACCTGAACTCCTGA
- a CDS encoding MlaE family ABC transporter permease: MTTTDLPRSARVREAVDRRFGFLDTLGDQILFFLRAIAWIPRAIHRYLREIVRLLAEVSFGSGALAVIGGTIGVMIGMTVATGTVVGLQGYSALNQVGTSAFAGFVSAYFNTREIAPLVSGLALSATVGCGFTAQLGAMRISEEIDALEVMGIPSVPYLVTTRVIAGFLAVIPLYAIGLLSSYLASRQITVWFFGQSAGTYDHYFLLFLPPGDVLWSFGKVLVFSVVVVLAHCYYGFRASGGPAGVGVAVGRAVRTAIVAISVLDFFLSLAIWGATTTVQVAG; the protein is encoded by the coding sequence GTGACGACCACGGACCTCCCGAGGTCAGCGCGTGTGCGCGAAGCCGTCGACCGCCGGTTCGGCTTCCTCGACACCCTCGGCGACCAGATCCTCTTCTTCCTCCGCGCGATCGCCTGGATCCCGCGGGCGATCCACCGCTACCTGCGCGAGATCGTGCGCCTGCTCGCCGAAGTCAGCTTCGGCAGCGGGGCGCTGGCCGTCATCGGCGGCACGATCGGCGTGATGATCGGGATGACCGTCGCCACCGGCACGGTCGTCGGCCTGCAGGGCTACTCCGCGCTCAACCAGGTCGGGACGTCGGCGTTCGCCGGGTTCGTCTCCGCCTACTTCAACACCCGCGAGATCGCGCCGCTGGTATCCGGCCTCGCGCTGTCCGCCACCGTCGGCTGCGGGTTCACCGCGCAGCTCGGCGCGATGCGGATCTCCGAGGAGATCGACGCGCTCGAGGTCATGGGCATCCCGAGCGTCCCGTACCTGGTGACGACCCGGGTGATCGCCGGCTTCCTCGCCGTCATCCCGCTCTACGCCATCGGGCTGCTGTCGAGCTACCTCGCCTCGCGGCAGATCACCGTGTGGTTCTTCGGCCAGTCCGCGGGCACCTACGACCACTACTTCCTGCTGTTCCTCCCGCCCGGCGACGTCCTGTGGTCGTTCGGGAAGGTGCTGGTGTTCAGCGTCGTCGTGGTGCTGGCGCACTGCTACTACGGCTTCCGCGCGAGCGGCGGCCCGGCCGGCGTCGGCGTCGCCGTGGGCCGCGCGGTCCGCACCGCGATCGTCGCGATCAGCGTGCTCGACTTCTTCCTGTCCCTGGCCATCTGGGGCGCGACGACGACCGTGCAGGTGGCCGGATGA